In Pseudomonas glycinae, the DNA window CTCCAGCGACGACATCACCGGCCGCTCACTCATGAATTGCTCCAGCCGCGAACGCAGCCAGCGCTCGCCCGGGTCGCTGTCAACGTGGCTGAGCCAGACCATCGACAGATCGAGGGTCGGAGTCTTGAACGGGAACGGCTCCTTGAACAGCAGCCCGGACGCGGCCATGGCGTCGGCGGTGTAGTCCGGCAGGCTGGCGATCAGATCGGTGCCGGCCAGCAGCGCCGGCAACGAACTGTACTGCGGCACCGACAGCACCACCTGACGGGTGCGACCGATGTCCGCCAGCCACTCATCGGCATAACCGCTGACATTGGCGGTGTGGGAAACCAGCACGTGGGGACGTGCGCAATATTCATCGAGGGTCAGCGGCGTGTCGGACTTGTCGGCGCGCAGGATGCTCGGCTGAATGTGTCGCAGCAATTTGCGCTTGGCATTGGCCGGCAGACCACGGGTCTGGCTGATGCCGACGGTGATGTCGCCAGCGGCCAGCAGATCGGGAATCCGCCAGTAATCGACGTGCTGCACCACAAACACCACGCTCGGCGCTTCCTGGCGCAAGGCGCGCAGCAGCGGTGGCAGCAGTCCGAATTCAACGTCGTCCGACAGCCCGATGCGAAAGGTCATGGTGCTGACGGCGGGATCGAAATCCCGGGTCAGGCTAAGGGCCACCGACAACGAGTCGAGCGCAGGCTTGAGATGGCGATAGATGTCTTCGGCACGGGCGGTCGGCTCCATGCGATGGCCGACGCGGATGAACAATGGATCGTTGAGCATGGTGCGCAGACGGTTGAGCGCCGAGCTGATGGTCGGCTGGCCGAGAAACAGCTTCTCGGCGGCCCGGGTCACGTTGCGTTCGAGCATCAAGGTCTCGAACACCACCATCAGGTTGATGTCGGCCTTGCGTAGTTCATTGCGGTTCATCCATTGCCCCCCGATCCCCAGATTGCGGGCAGTGTAGAAAGGCCGCGGGGGCGGCGTCCATCGAAACGCTGCGTCATTGCACCGTCAACGTCTTCAGCCCCAGGCCCATCATCCGCGAATCGTCGTTAATACCCAGTTGCCGCGGGCTGACGGCATCCGGCAACTGTAATTCGATATCGAGCCGGTCATCATTCCCGAGGCGCTGGTTGAGCGCGGCGCTGATCGGAACTTCCAGGCGATTGCCTTGAAACTGCGTCAAACGGGTCTCCAGTACCTGTTGACCGTTCAGACTGACGATTACCCGCTGGCCGGGGTGCCGGGGCTGGATGAATGCCAATGCGTCGATCACGATCGAACTCGCTGGAGGCAAGACCCGCAACTCCATCTTCGCCTGCTGCCCTTCCGTCCACGTCCCCCAGTTTTCCGGCGTCGACCAGCCGCTGACCAGTTGTCGGTTTCGATAATTGAAGGTGAGCGTTTGTCCCGGGCGAGTGAGGGGGATCAGTGACATCCGCCGCCCCTCATCCTGCACGGACAGACACTGCACACAGCGTTTCCAGCCCGGCGCCAGCACCGCGACCCCATCCACGCGCGTCAGCAGATCGGTTTCACTGTTGATGGTTCTGGCGGCATCGACCAGCGCATCGTCGTCCAGGAGGTACAGAGAGTCCGCGTCGTATTGCCCCGAATCGAGCATCGCGCGTGCTTTCTGCTGTGCCCGCGCCAGCGCCGAAGTGCTCATGCGTCCCAGATAGACCGCATCGGTTTTCATCCCGTGGGTCGCTGCGAAACCGGCAATCATCTGCCAGCGCTCACCCTGGTTCTGTGGCATCAGGCTGCGGACATTGGCATAACGCGCAGCGGCACTTGCCCAGAAAGGATCCGTCATCGGGCTGGCCCAGACCGACGAAGGCGCCACCAATTTTCCCTGCCGCAGGCCCATCCAGCCGTTGCGGCTGTCGGCGACCTGGATCAACAGCGCCACCGCGAGCAGACCAATGGCGATACGCGGTCGATAACCGCGCACCACCAGGAAAATCGCAGCCAGGATGCAGACGTACAGAACCGGCCAGAACATCCGGCCCGAGGCACGAAAGATATTGGCCAGCGCGACAAGACTTTTCGGCAGCGGATAACCGAGGTTCCACGCCCCGATGCCGATCTGATTCGACAGCGCGAACAGCCATAAACCGAACAGGGCCATCAACAGCCATGGGCGTCCACGCACCTGATGGTTCAGCGATTGGCGGTTCCGAAACCAGGCCATCAGCGCCAGCGGCATCAACAAGAGAACGCCCAAGCCAAGGTAGTTGAAACCTTCGTAGTCCCCACTCCCCTTCGGCAGATCGGGCAGGATCAATGACCAGCCAGCCGGGTCGACGGGCGACAACAGATTCATCCGGTACAAACCAAAACCGCCGGAGGCCGCACCATCGGCAATGCTGAAGTAACCGGCCTGCCAGCAACACACGCTCACCAGAGCGAAAAGCGTACCGCCCTCGATCAACCCCTGACGCCGGCTCAAAGACTGATTGAAAGTCTTGCCCAGCAGATCCGCCACCCAGATCAGCGCAACCATGGCCAGCAGGTAGGCGTGTACCCATGCCGTCACCGCCAGCAAGACTCCCCAGACGAGGCGCCGCCGGCGCAGATTCGGCAGCAGCGCCAGGTACAGCGCGGCCAGGATCAGGAAATGGCCGGCCAGTGAAAGGTGCCCGCCCATGCGCAAGAACATTGCTGGCGAGAACGCCAGCAGCCCTGCACCCAGAAGTCGAATCAAGGGATTGGCCGTCATCAGCCCAATCAGTTTCCAGCCAAACCAGGCTTGCAACACGCAACACGCCAACAGCCACAAACCGAAATACTGAAAGGTGTCCGGCAACCAGGCATTGAATGGTTTGAACAACAGCGCCAGCAGTGGAATGGAGTCGGAAAAAATGATCGCGCTACCCAGTTCCAAACCGTAAGAAGGATTGAGCCCGAGCGGAAAAGTCCACGGCGAATGCCGGAAAAAAACCCAGCCCAGATAATGCGTCGCCGGATCGCCCTGCTCCAGCCAGGCGATGTTCTGCGGGTTCAGCGCCTGCGGCCCGACTACCAGAAAAAACACCAGAACACCCAATAACACGGGCAATAGAAATAGAGCCGGCTGCTCGCGTGAATCCCTCATCGATACGTCCAGAAGTTATGCAGTACAAACGTGAACGCCGGAATCGTCAGCGCCACCGCACCGATACCCGCCAGATAATGCAACCCGGCCTTCTGTGCCGCCCAGGCCACGAACATCGCCAACAGGAAGCCGCCCGCCGAAACCATCAAAAAACGCCGCAGGGTCTTGCCGTGCAACCGGGCGGAAAAACTCCAGGTGGTGTTGATCACGTAGGACACCACCGTTGCCACGGCAAAAGCCACGCCGTTGGCCAACGGAGGCTGTGGACTGACGAAGTTGATGAACAGCACCGCCACCAGTGCATGCAGTGCCGTAACGAACAGACCGGTTACGGCGAAGCGCAGGCCGCGCTGAATCAAAGCGGATCTCTGGGGTATCGTCACGGCTTGCGCGCCAGCACGAACACACTCAGACCGCCCACACGGTTGATGCCCATCAACGGCAACTCAAGACTGCACAGGGTTTTCAGCAGCATATTGACCAGCGGATGGTGTTTTTTCAGCTGCGAACGCGGGGCCGCCCCTCGAGCGCCGCCGGGTAACAGGCGCGACGCCAGCGCAAGCGGGAAGACCACTGCGAAGTAATAGGCGCCCCGCTCCACCGTCAATCCGGCGTTACCCGCCAGAGCCTCGAATTGCCCCAGGGTGTAGCGACGTTTGTGTTCGAGAAAATCATCGTGCCCGCTCCACATGAACTGGAACGCCGGCACGGTCATCAGAAAGCGGCTGCCGGACGGCACTTTGTCGACGTAGGATTTGAGCAGGCCTAGATCGTCATCGACGTGCTCCAGCACATCCATCAGCAACACCAGATCAGCGTCGACGTTGTCGATCGAGCGACGGTAATGCACCGGTTTGCCGACGGTGGTGGCGCTTGAATCGGCCGGGTAGCTGATGTCCACGCACCACGCTTCGCGCGCCGCCGTGTGGGTCAACAAGTGATGGGAGAAAAATCCTGAACCGGCGCCGACGTCGAGAATTCGTTTGATCGGCGTTTCACCCAGCAAGCGGCGGGTGGCGGCCGCTTTGGAGCAGTAATACCAATGCTCGCCGATGCTGTCGCCGAGGATGTCGGTTTCCTTGAGATCCATCTGTCAGTCCTTGGATTCGTAAATGCGGCGCACCAGGAAAACCGGCCGGCGCTTCGCTTCGATATAAGTGCGGCCCAGATACTCGCCGAGCACGCCGATACCGATCAATTGCAAGCCGCCGAGAAACGTCACGGCAACCATCAGCGAGGCGTAACCGGGCAAGTCAACGCCATGAATGAGCGTGCGCAGCACAATGAACATCGCAAAGGCGAACGACACCAGAGAGACCAGCGCCCCCAGATACGTCCAGATCCGCAGCGGTTCGGTGCTGAAACTGGTGATGCCCTCCAGGGCGAAATTCCACAGTCGCCAGCCATTGAACTTGCTCTGCCCCGCCGCCCGCTCCGGGCGTTCGTACTCGACCTGGGTGGTGCGAAATCCGACCCAGGCGAACAGGCCTTTCATGAAGCGCCGGGATTCGGGCAATGTCAGCAGCGCGTCGACCACGCAGCGATCCATCAGTCGGAAATCACCGACGTTTTCCGGCAATGACTGTTCGGCAATTTTGTTGTGCAGGCGATAGAACCAACTGGCAGAGGTCTGCTTGGCCCAGGAGTCGTTGCGCCGGCTGATGCGGTGGCCAAGCACCACTTCAAAACCTTCGCGCCAGCGCTCGATCATTTGCAGGATGACCTCGGGCGGATCCTGCAGATCGACATCGATCGGCACCACGATTTGCCCGGTGGCCATCTGCAAACCCGCGGAAAGCGCCGCCTCCTTGCCGAAATTGCGGCTCAGATCGACGATGCGGATGCGCGAATCGCTCTGCTGGCAATGCAGCAAACGTTCCAGCGTTGCATCGGAACTGCCGTCATTGACGAACACCAGTTCCAGTTCGACCAGCGTCTCTTGCGCGAACACCTGACGAATGCGCAGGAGAAAGCCGTCGAGGCTGTCCTCTTCATTGAATACGGGGATCACCAGCGACAACTTCACCGGGCCCGCGTGTTGCGTTCCGTGCGGATGGGTCAATGGACTGCTCTTTCTTATAGTGATTGTCGGTCGCCGAACGCTGTTCGACGCCATGAGCCGCACCGTATTAAGCAGCAGCCCGGAATGTCATGCAAGGGTGAAACGAGGGCGTTCCGGCCAATCCGGAGGACGATCCCTGCGCTCTGGCCCGCGCCTTCCAGAAACATTCACGAACGATTGGAAACAAATCCCCGATAGCCAAAAAACCGCGCTCCGCTAGGCTTGCGTCGAGGCGTCACACAGGCTGTCGCACATAAATCGCATGGAGCGAACTGAATGTATTTCGAGATTTACAGGCAATCCAAAGGCACCCCGAGCACCGGCAAGGGCCAATGGCGCTGGAGATTGAGGGCGGGGAATCACGAGACGGTCGCCAGTGGCGAGTCGTATGTGAACAAGGCGGATTGTCTGCACGTGATCGAATTGATCAAGGGTGTGCAGGGGGATACGCCGGTCAAGGAGATCTGAGGACTGTCCAGGACGCCGGGCTGCCTGAGTTGGCAGCTCCGGCGACTTCTGAAGTAGCTTCAGAACCTTTCGGGAATGTGCCTGAAGGGATAATCCGACTCTTTGTATCCCCCCGGTTTCTGCCGCTTGGGCAATCTCACCTTCTCTCGCGGCACCTCTTTGTAGGGGATGCGACTGAGCAGGTCGGAAATGATATTGAGCCGCGCCCGACGCTTGTCGTTCGAGTTGGCCACCAGCCATGGTGCGTAATCGGTATCGGTCGCTTCGATCATGTCGTCCCGCGCCCGGGAGTAGTCATACCAGCGGCTGTAGGACTTGAGGTCCATCGGCGACAGTTTCCAGATCTTGCGCCCGTCGACAATCCGCGCCTCCAGGCGCCGGGTCTGTTCTTCCTGGCTGACATTGAGCCAGTACTTGAGCAGGATCACCCCCGAACCGACAACTGCGCGCTCCACCAGCGGCACGGTCTTGAGAAACTTTTCGACCTGTTTGTCCGTGCAAAAGCCCATTACCCGCTCGACACCGGCGCGGTTGTACCAACTGCGATCGAAGATCACCACTTCGCCAGCGGCCGGCAAATGCGGCAGATAGCGCTGCAGGTACATCTGGCTCTTCTCGCGATCAGTCGGGGCTGGCAACGCGATGACGCGAAAGACTCGCGGGCTGACCCGCTCGGTCAGCGCCTTGATGGTGCCGCCCTTGCCCGCACCGTCACGGCCTTCGAAGATGATGCAGATCTTGATGCCTTCGGCCTTGACCCATTCCTGCATTTTCACCAGTTCGATATGCAGACGGCGCAGCTCGGCAAGGTAGTCCTTGTTTGACAGCTTTGTATGTTCCTCAGGTTTTTCTCGGGGCGAGTCTTTCTTCTTTCCCTTTGCCATGACCAGACCTCTCGGGTTGGAGCGACAGCCAGGCTCGTTGGCATTGCATGGCCTGGAACCGGAAAGTTTAGTCATTTATCGCAAAACGCAAGCAAACGTGCGGTAACTCACAGGCAACGTGCTTATTTCGAAAAAGCCTGTACAACTTTTGACGGAATGCCAATCGCCAACCATTCTCCATCACGGCGCAACGTCCGATGTCGGCCGTTGATGCCTGGCGTGTTGCAAACCTGCCATCTGGATGTGGGGAAGAGGTCATGCACAGTTCGCTCTTGCGCGCCGCGTCGCTCCTGCTCGCCTTGAGCGCTGCACCGCTCTTGTTGCAGGCCGCCGATGCGCCTGCGGCTCCGGCGGCGGCCACCGCTTCTGCCAAAGATGCCGTGTTTACCACAGAGCAGCTCGACCAGATGCTCGCGTCGATTGCCCTGTATCCCGACCCACTGCTCGCTCAAGTGCTGATGGCCGCCACTTATCCGGGAGAAGTTGCCGAAGCCGCGGGCTGGTCCAAGGCGCATCCAGACGCCAAGGGCGATGATGCGGTCAAGCAAGTGGCCAGCCAGACGTGGGATCCGAGCGTGCAGGCCTTGGTGGCGTTCCCGCAAGTCTTGGCGACTCTGGGGCAGGACCCGGTCTGGGTACAACGTCTGGGGGATGCCTTTCTGGCCCAGCCTGACGAACTCATGGCCGGCGTTCAGCGCTTGCGGCGTCAGGCCCAGGCGGCGGGCAATCTGCAGAGCAATCAATATCAGAACGTGACAGTGCAGAACGTAACGCCGCCCATCTCTGCCGGGACAACCAAGCCGGCCGACAACACAACCATCATCATTCAGCCCGCCGATCCGCAGGTGGTCTACGTCCCGACCTATAACCCGACGACCACTTACGGCACCTGGCCTTATCCCGCCTCGCCGCCGGTGTATTACCCGCCGCCACCCGCTTACTACCCGGGTCAGGCACTGGTGGCCGGGCTGGCCTTCGGTACGGGCGTGGCGGTTGTCGCGTCGTTGTGGGGCGACTGTGATTGGGGCAACAACGATATCGACATCGATGTAAACCGTTACAACAACATCAACGGCAATAACCGCATCACCAACAACCAGAACAAGTGGCAGCACAACACCGTGCATCGCGATGGCGTGCCTTATCGTGACAACCGCAGTCGCGCGCAGTATGGCCGGCAGCTGGACGGCGCGGCTCAGCGTGACGCCTATCGCGGTGACAACGCGCAGCGGGCCCAGGCTCGGGAGCGAGCTCGCAACTCGATGGACAAAGCCGGTATCGAGCGTCCCGCCACCAGCAATCGGGAAGCCCGGAATCAAGTCCGCGAAGCGCAATCCGCCAATGTTGGCAATCGCATGCAAGGCGGCGCGGACAGGCCTAGAGCCGCCGACCGCGCTCAAGGCAACACGCGGGAGGCGCGGCAGCCGGGCGTTAATCAACGTGACAACCGTGCGTCCCATGCCCGAACCGCCGCGGGCAGTGCGCGGAACAACGCCTTCGCCGGCGCGCGCTCTCCGTCCCAGACCCGCGTCCAGGCTGATCGTGGCCGGGCCAGCCAGATTTCTGCGCAACGTCCCAATACCTCACGCGTAGCCGGACATCAGATCAGCCGGCCATCCGGCGGGGGCATGCGTCAGAGAGGAGGTGGCCGTCGATGAACATTCATTCTCTGCTCAGGAGCTGCCTGATCCTCGCGGCCGGCCTCGCATTTTCGAGCTTCGCCTCGGCCCAGCAAGTATTTCCAACCCCGGAAAAAGCCGCTGAGGCCTTCGTCGAAGCCCTCGGTACGCAACACGCCGACCAAAAACGCCTGACTGAATTGCTGGGCGAGGAATGGCACAGCTTCATTCCCCGTGAAGGCGTGCAGCGCAGCGATGTCGATGCCTTCCTCCAGCAATACCGCGAACAGCACACCCTGGAAAAGACCGGCGACAACAAGGCCGTACTCTCCGTCGGGCCCGATCACTGGACGCTGCCCATCCCCCTCATCAAAGACAAAACCGGTTGGCGCTTCGACATGAAAGCTGCGCAGGTCGAAATCCGTGCCCGTCGCATCGGCCGCAACGAACTGGCGGCAGTGCAATCGGCGCTGGCCTACGACGACGCCCAAATGGACTACGCCTCGGAAGACCGCGACGGCGACGGCGCCCTCGAATACGCACAGAAAATCTTCAGCTCCCCCGGCAAACACGACGGCCTCTATTGGCCAGAAGACGACAGCGGCCAGATCAGCCCCCTCGGCCCCGCCTTCGGCCAGGCTATCAACGACGAAGACTGGCACGGCTACCACTTCCGCATCCTCGACGCCCAAGGCCCGTCAGCACCGGGCGGCGCCTACAGCTATCTGATTGGAGACAAGATGAGTCGCGGATTCGCCTTGATCGCCTGGCCTGCGAAGTATGCCGACACCGGGGTGATGAGTTTCATGATCAGCCATGAGGGCCAGGTGTTTCAGAAGGACCTCGGGCCGGATGGGGAGAAAGTGGCGAAGGCGATGAAGCGGTTTGATCCGGATGATAGTTGGGAGGTGGTGGATTTGGGGCAGAAGTAGTTGGGGTGTCGAATTGCGTTGGATCAGAAACGAAAAAGCCCCGTAGCTTCTCAGCTACGGGGCTTTTAAATGTAATTTGATAACGCTATATAATCAAAAAAAACGATTACGCTGAACAATTCGCTGCACAAGCCGAGACTGAGCTCCAACCGCTCGATCTTGAGGAAATGCAAGCACTACACTTTTAGTCTGAATTGCGTTAGCTGAGCCTCTGTAAGTAGACAGATCACCTTCATAGGAAGCAACGCTACTAACAGAATTTCCGTAACTTGCAGCCTCAAAACTGAAGGACAGCTGCGCCATAGATCCGGCTTCGCATTTATCCTCTGACTGATCCATAAACAGCTCCACAAGTCATCACCTTCAAAGGCGCCGGGATTCTAGACCCTTCACCACCAGTCCTTCAAGAGTCGAGACTGCCTCCATTGATATGCGAGCCACTGGTTCCGCGTCTCTGAGAATCATACGCCCATCTTTTTTCCGACCAGCGGGGTGAGCAGAGAAGAATTTCAGGAATCGCGATGGCGCAACACCATCAAAAGGGAGCACCCTAACCTTCGTCGCGTCACTCTCGTTTTCAGTTATAGCATCTTGGTGAAGACGGGTAGCAAGGCTCTTACGATACGGCTCAAGAAAAATCACTTCTCTGATGCCAGCAGCTACCAGGTGTCGCGCACAAGAGTGGCAAGGGTAGGTCGTCACAAACAATTTACCGTGGCGAATTTTGCCCCCGTCTGTCGCTCCTGCATTAAGAAGAGCATGCATTTCAGCGTGAACAGCACGAGAGAATTCTATGAGACTCTTGAGCTGTGTTTTCCCTCTGATCACTGCTAAAGCAGCCTCTCTCTTATCCAACGAAATCAGTTCACTCTCGATTAATTTATCTACAATGTAATTAGAGATTACCTTTTTTTCCTGATCGTTTGAGCAAACACCTCCATCCAAATTCCAACAACGGCGGTCCTCATCAAAGTTAAGTCCATCTCCCTCTGTCTGGTACAAACCACCAAAAGCCTTTGGAACATCATTCCAGCCCGTGGAAATCACCTCCCCCTCACAACTTGTAATTGAAGCACCAACTTGACGAGAAAGGCATGCGGAATTCCTTGCTGCCGAAAAAGCAGCATACATTGCTCTTTCATTTACAGTAGGGGTTGCAACCATTGTCCCCAACATCAAATCCAGAAACCGCTTGACTCTACTAATTCGATGCGAGTCTGTAGTTTTCTCAACTCGTAAAAAAAAATCCGACTGAGGAAACGTATCTTCAACCCTTTGGCCGTGATCTATTTCCTCTCCAGAGTCTCGATCTATCAGATCATGAACCCCGTCGCCCTTCAAAGCACCTTCTAGACGAGAAATTCGCATTTCTATCGGAGAATACACACCTACGACGTACAACATTTCCCCATAAATGGATCTTAAGAGCCGCAACTCATCAACATGTTTAATCGAATCAATTATATGACACCATTTCAGAGTAACATTTGGTACCAAACTATCATCTGAGTCAGTGCGAAACAAATCAGGGTGCTCGGACTTTTTAGCTTCCGCCGCTTTCTCCTGCTCAGAAGCCCTTGCAATACTGATCCTTCTAATCGCAAGCTTTGCGAGCACCTCATTACCATGGTCCTTCCGCAAATCGTTACCTGCCTCAATCAAATCTTTTACTGAGCAATCTCCAGACAAATTCGATTTAGCTCTAATCTCATCGCTTAGCCTAATTATTTCTACATGCTCATAACCATAATCAGTGCTAAGCAATAGATCTCTAAAATTTTTAGCAACCTCATGCAAAGGAGTACCCAATGGCCCACAAAGCGCGATTACAACCTGAGGGGTGAGGGTCCGATCAATTGCAGTTATATCATCAAATCCCGCACCGACCTCCACTCCTCCAACTACACGAAGACTAGGATCAACAGCTGCCATAAGAAATATCCTTCTGGAAATTTTCTCTACTAATCATGGCACGCAATCTAAAATTCGCAATTGCCTACCTTTACCTGTGCGATCAGCACCAAGGCTATGGAAGCCGAAAATCGGATAAATTTGTAAGAATATTAAAGACAAGTCGTACGACTTTACGATGCAATATTGATGCAATACGGCGCATTCCTCCGAAGACCGCCAAGATAGAAAGTTTTCCTACATTATTTTCAGACCGCCACATCACAAAATTTCTCTAGGCCAATGGGTACCTCAAGAAGCGACTGCTTCTCCCTACTCCGATAAAACCTAGCTATTCAGCGTAGCTGTGAGAACAATCCGAGCAGGGCACGGGGTTTCAAGTGATCGGTGAGATCACTTCAAATCTTCCTGAGGATGGTGAGACGGTCCGTTATGAACGACCACGACATTCTTGATGTCCGCGAGGTGGCCAATGAGGCGGCATAGCCGTATACCCGCATCAGACATCCGTCTGTCGCCCCATTGCATACCGCTTACTCAAAAGAAAAAGTCGCGGTCCAATACCTGAGATTCCAGACGATTTCAGCGCTGCGACCAGATTGAGCAGGTGACTCCGATCTAGGTTGTACACAGGAGCGGCGACAGATTTTTTTCTCTACGCAGGAAAAACATGCGCGCAGCTTTAGTAGCAAAAACAGTACAAACAAAAAAGCCCCGTAGCTTCTCAGCTACGGGGCTTTTTCTATATATGGCGGAGAGATAGGGATTCGAACCCTAGGTACCGGTGAAGGTACAACGGATTTCGAATCCGTCCCATTCGGCCACTCTGGCATCTCTCCAACGGCGCGCATCATAACAACACTTTCGCTGAATGGGAAACCCCCAGACGAAATTTTTTCCGTGCTATCAGATGCTTGCGTCGATTAAAGCGGTACGCCCAGACGGTTGGCGACTTCTTCGTAGGCTTCGATGACGTCACCGAGGCCCTGGCGGAAGCGGTCCTTGTCCATCTTCTTCTTGGTGTCCTTGTCCCACAGACGGCAACCGTCCGGGCTGAACTCGTCGCCCAGGACGATGGAGCCGTCGCTGAACACGCCGAATTCCAGCTTGAAGTCCACCAGCAGCAGGCCTGCGTCGTCGAACAGTTTGCTCAGGACTTCGTTGACCTTGAGCGACAGTTCTTTCATACGCGCCAGTTGCTCGGCGGTGCCCCAGCCGAAGGCCACAACGTGGGATTCGTTGATGAACGGATCGCCCTTGGCGTCGTCCTTCAGGAACAGTTCGAAGGTGTACGGGTTGAGCTTCATGCCCTCCTCGACACCCAGACGCTTGACCAGGCTGCCGGCGGCGTAGTTACGCACGACGCACTCGACCGGGATCATGTCGAGTTTTTTCACCAGCACT includes these proteins:
- the purC gene encoding phosphoribosylaminoimidazolesuccinocarboxamide synthase: MEKREELYRGKAKSVYKTDDADRLILLFRNDTSAFDGKRIEQLDRKGMVNNKFNAFIMQKLEAAGIPTQFDKLLADNEVLVKKLDMIPVECVVRNYAAGSLVKRLGVEEGMKLNPYTFELFLKDDAKGDPFINESHVVAFGWGTAEQLARMKELSLKVNEVLSKLFDDAGLLLVDFKLEFGVFSDGSIVLGDEFSPDGCRLWDKDTKKKMDKDRFRQGLGDVIEAYEEVANRLGVPL
- a CDS encoding anti-phage dCTP deaminase; the encoded protein is MAAVDPSLRVVGGVEVGAGFDDITAIDRTLTPQVVIALCGPLGTPLHEVAKNFRDLLLSTDYGYEHVEIIRLSDEIRAKSNLSGDCSVKDLIEAGNDLRKDHGNEVLAKLAIRRISIARASEQEKAAEAKKSEHPDLFRTDSDDSLVPNVTLKWCHIIDSIKHVDELRLLRSIYGEMLYVVGVYSPIEMRISRLEGALKGDGVHDLIDRDSGEEIDHGQRVEDTFPQSDFFLRVEKTTDSHRISRVKRFLDLMLGTMVATPTVNERAMYAAFSAARNSACLSRQVGASITSCEGEVISTGWNDVPKAFGGLYQTEGDGLNFDEDRRCWNLDGGVCSNDQEKKVISNYIVDKLIESELISLDKREAALAVIRGKTQLKSLIEFSRAVHAEMHALLNAGATDGGKIRHGKLFVTTYPCHSCARHLVAAGIREVIFLEPYRKSLATRLHQDAITENESDATKVRVLPFDGVAPSRFLKFFSAHPAGRKKDGRMILRDAEPVARISMEAVSTLEGLVVKGLESRRL